Proteins encoded by one window of Dokdonella sp.:
- a CDS encoding class II fumarate hydratase: MSDFRIERDSMGELKVPADALYGAQTQRAVQNFPISGLRMPREFIRALGLIKSAAAQANADLGHLKKAQAKAIRKAAERVAKGEFDAHFPIDVFQTGSGTSSNMNANEVIAHVAAAAGTKVHPNDDVNNGQSSNDVIPTAIQVSAVLVASEQLLPALGHLKAVIDKRAKELRKVAKTGRTHLMDAMPVTFGQELGSWSAQIGSGIERVGDALKRVRRLPQGGTAVGTGINADAKLGPAICAELTRMTGVKFESAANYFEGIGSQDAAVELSGQLKTLAVSLLKIANDLRWMNSGPLAGLGEIELPALQPGSSIMPGKVNPVIPEAVAMVCAQVIGNDTTITIAGQSGNFQLNVMLPVVALNLLQSLELLANAARALADKAITGFKVRSDNIEQALAKNPILVTALNSVIGYDKGAATAKQAYKEGRPIIDVAVETTGLPRKQLEQLLDPVALTKGGIHGGSAGG, from the coding sequence ATGAGCGATTTCCGCATCGAACGCGACAGCATGGGCGAACTGAAGGTGCCCGCCGACGCGTTGTACGGCGCACAGACCCAGCGTGCCGTGCAGAACTTCCCGATCTCCGGCCTGCGCATGCCGCGTGAGTTCATCCGCGCGCTCGGCCTGATCAAGTCGGCGGCGGCACAGGCCAATGCCGACCTTGGCCATCTGAAGAAGGCGCAGGCCAAGGCGATCCGCAAGGCCGCCGAGCGCGTCGCCAAGGGCGAGTTCGACGCGCATTTCCCGATCGATGTGTTCCAGACCGGCTCAGGCACTTCGTCGAACATGAATGCCAACGAGGTGATTGCCCATGTCGCCGCAGCTGCCGGCACGAAGGTGCATCCGAACGACGATGTCAACAACGGCCAGTCCTCGAACGACGTCATCCCGACCGCGATCCAGGTCAGCGCGGTGCTGGTGGCCAGCGAACAACTGCTGCCGGCACTGGGCCATCTCAAGGCGGTGATCGACAAGCGCGCCAAGGAACTGCGCAAGGTGGCCAAGACCGGCCGCACCCATCTCATGGATGCGATGCCGGTGACCTTCGGCCAGGAGCTCGGCAGCTGGTCGGCGCAGATCGGTTCGGGCATCGAGCGCGTCGGCGATGCGCTCAAGCGCGTGCGTCGGTTGCCGCAGGGTGGCACTGCCGTCGGCACAGGCATCAATGCCGACGCCAAACTCGGCCCGGCGATCTGTGCCGAGTTGACGCGCATGACCGGTGTGAAGTTTGAGTCGGCGGCCAACTACTTCGAGGGCATCGGCTCGCAGGATGCCGCCGTCGAGCTCTCGGGCCAGCTCAAGACACTGGCCGTGAGCCTGCTCAAGATCGCCAACGATCTGCGCTGGATGAACTCGGGGCCCCTCGCCGGCCTCGGCGAGATCGAACTGCCGGCCCTGCAGCCGGGTTCATCGATCATGCCGGGCAAGGTCAATCCGGTGATCCCGGAAGCGGTGGCAATGGTCTGCGCCCAGGTCATCGGCAACGACACGACGATCACCATCGCCGGCCAGAGCGGCAACTTCCAGCTCAACGTGATGCTGCCGGTGGTCGCGCTGAACCTGCTGCAATCGCTGGAACTGCTGGCCAACGCCGCGCGCGCGCTTGCCGACAAGGCGATCACCGGTTTCAAGGTGCGCAGCGACAACATCGAGCAGGCGTTGGCGAAGAACCCGATCCTGGTCACCGCGCTCAACTCGGTGATCGGCTACGACAAGGGCGCGGCGACCGCCAAGCAGGCCTACAAGGAAGGCCGCCCGATCATCGACGTGGCGGTCGAGACCACTGGCCTGCCGCGCAAGCAGCTGGAACAGCTGCTCGATCCGGTCGCGCTGACCAAGGGTGGCATCCACGGCGGATCGGCCGGAGGTTGA
- the purB gene encoding adenylosuccinate lyase, translating to MTDALFALSPLDGRYAAKVAALRPVFSEFGLMQRRVEVEVRWLAALAAHPGIPEVAPLSDAATAALRAIAQDFSAADGERIKAIEGETNHDVKAIEYFIKERIGDHVELGRAKEFVHFACTSEDINNLAYALMLRDARDGVLLPAIDRLVGDLRTLAHAQAAQPMLSRTHGQTASPTTLGKEIANVIARLERQRKQIAAVELTGKINGAVGNYNAHVVACPEIDWPAFARRFVEDLGLVFNPYTTQIEPHDCIAEISDAVRRLNTVLIDLARDVWGYISLGYFRQALKAGEVGSSTMPHKVNPIDFENAEGNLGLANALFEHFAAKLPISRWQRDLTDSTVLRALGTAFGHTQVALDALARGVGKLQVDAHRLHADLDASWEVLAEAVQTVMRRHGLPNPYEQLKALTRGHGITRESMLAFIEALDLPAVEKQRLLELTPAGYTGLAERLARGI from the coding sequence ATGACCGACGCCCTGTTCGCCCTTTCCCCGCTCGACGGCCGCTATGCGGCGAAAGTCGCGGCCCTGCGCCCGGTATTCAGCGAATTCGGCCTGATGCAACGGCGCGTCGAGGTCGAGGTGCGCTGGCTGGCCGCGCTGGCCGCGCATCCGGGCATTCCCGAAGTCGCTCCCCTGTCGGACGCGGCCACGGCCGCGCTGCGCGCGATCGCGCAGGACTTCAGCGCCGCCGACGGCGAGCGCATCAAGGCGATCGAGGGCGAGACCAACCATGACGTCAAGGCCATCGAATACTTCATCAAGGAACGCATCGGCGACCACGTCGAACTCGGCCGCGCCAAGGAGTTCGTGCACTTCGCCTGCACCAGCGAGGACATCAACAATCTCGCCTACGCGCTGATGCTGCGCGATGCGCGCGATGGCGTGTTGCTGCCCGCGATCGACCGCCTCGTCGGTGACCTGCGCACACTCGCCCACGCCCAGGCCGCGCAGCCGATGCTTTCGCGCACGCATGGGCAGACCGCTTCACCGACCACGCTGGGCAAGGAGATCGCCAACGTCATCGCCCGCCTCGAACGTCAGCGCAAGCAGATCGCCGCGGTCGAGCTGACCGGCAAGATCAACGGCGCAGTCGGCAACTACAACGCCCATGTCGTCGCCTGCCCCGAAATCGACTGGCCGGCCTTCGCGCGCAGGTTCGTCGAAGACCTTGGCCTGGTCTTCAACCCATACACAACGCAGATCGAACCGCACGACTGCATCGCCGAGATCAGCGACGCCGTACGCCGCCTCAACACGGTCCTCATCGACCTTGCGCGCGATGTCTGGGGCTACATCTCGCTCGGCTACTTCCGCCAAGCGCTCAAGGCCGGCGAGGTCGGCTCGTCGACCATGCCGCACAAGGTCAATCCGATTGACTTCGAGAATGCCGAAGGCAATCTCGGCCTCGCCAACGCGCTGTTCGAGCACTTCGCGGCGAAGCTGCCGATCAGCCGCTGGCAGCGTGACCTCACCGACTCGACCGTGCTGCGTGCGCTCGGCACCGCCTTCGGTCACACCCAGGTCGCCCTCGACGCGCTGGCCAGGGGCGTGGGCAAGCTGCAGGTCGATGCCCACCGTCTCCATGCCGACCTCGATGCAAGCTGGGAAGTGCTCGCCGAAGCCGTGCAGACCGTCATGCGCCGCCACGGGCTGCCGAACCCCTACGAGCAGCTGAAGGCATTGACCCGTGGCCACGGCATCACCCGCGAATCGATGCTCGCCTTCATCGAAGCGCTCGACCTTCCTGCCGTCGAAAAGCAGCGCCTGCTGGAGCTGACCCCGGCCGGCTACACCGGCCTCGCCGAGCGGCTGGCCCGCGGGATCTGA
- a CDS encoding GntR family transcriptional regulator produces the protein MSTTWNDNTPIYRQLRERVVAMILDGVLKQGDALPSVRQVAADFQINPITVSKAYQELVDENLVEKRRGLGMYVTEGARAALLKSERERFLNEEWPALYARLERMGLDLEALLDALKARGERR, from the coding sequence ATGAGCACGACCTGGAACGACAACACGCCGATCTACCGCCAACTGCGCGAACGCGTGGTGGCGATGATCCTCGACGGTGTGTTGAAACAGGGGGACGCCCTGCCATCGGTACGGCAGGTGGCGGCGGACTTCCAGATCAATCCGATCACGGTATCGAAGGCCTACCAGGAACTCGTCGACGAGAACCTGGTGGAGAAACGGAGGGGACTTGGCATGTACGTCACCGAAGGGGCGCGCGCCGCCCTGCTCAAATCCGAACGCGAGCGCTTCCTGAACGAGGAATGGCCGGCCCTGTACGCGCGCCTTGAGCGCATGGGACTCGATCTCGAAGCCCTGCTCGATGCACTCAAGGCCAGGGGAGAACGCCGATGA
- a CDS encoding hemolysin family protein, translating to MLVNALYIVAALLLVLLNGFFVAAEFALVKLRYTQAVGLAEGRGWRGRVLLGVHGHLDAYLSACQLGITLASLGLGWIGKPAFAHLLEPVLSGVGGLDPETIDFVSFLFAFTVISFLHIVLGELAPKSMAIRRPERMSLWTAVPLYLFYWLMYPAIWLLNTSANWMLRLFGLDKVEGHEHHYSREELKLILHGNRARDSGETFEMLSHALDLPELVAGDLLRTRDELASLHDGQTQDEVLAEVRRSQFSRYPWFEADGDGVRGVLHVKDLLLAVAARGVVEDITALLRPGIVVPLDTPVLDVLKRFRAGSTHLALVNEESGRVVGFFTLQDLVEVIVGDIADDHRRKRPSAIAQPAADGSFTIPGSLPIYRLERLLGHEIEAPDEVNSVGGLIIHRLERLPTEGESFAFDGFTLTVRAMKGAKAQAITVKPDPSTRDHTTALP from the coding sequence ATGCTCGTCAACGCCCTCTACATCGTCGCCGCGTTGCTCTTGGTCCTGCTGAACGGCTTCTTCGTCGCCGCCGAGTTCGCCCTCGTCAAGCTGCGCTACACCCAGGCCGTCGGTCTCGCCGAGGGTCGTGGCTGGCGTGGGCGCGTGCTGCTTGGCGTGCATGGCCACCTCGACGCCTATCTTTCGGCCTGCCAGCTCGGCATCACCCTGGCCTCGCTCGGCCTCGGCTGGATCGGCAAGCCGGCCTTCGCGCACCTGCTTGAGCCCGTGCTGTCCGGCGTTGGCGGACTCGACCCCGAGACGATCGACTTCGTCTCGTTCCTGTTCGCCTTCACCGTGATCTCGTTCCTGCACATCGTGCTCGGTGAACTGGCGCCGAAGTCGATGGCAATCCGGCGCCCCGAGCGCATGTCGCTGTGGACGGCAGTGCCGCTGTACCTGTTCTACTGGCTGATGTATCCGGCGATCTGGCTGCTCAACACCAGCGCCAACTGGATGCTGCGCCTGTTCGGCCTCGACAAGGTCGAAGGCCACGAACATCACTATTCGCGCGAGGAACTCAAGCTGATCCTGCACGGCAACCGCGCGCGCGACTCCGGTGAGACCTTCGAGATGCTGAGTCACGCACTCGACTTGCCGGAACTGGTCGCGGGTGACCTGCTGCGCACACGCGACGAACTGGCCTCGCTGCATGACGGCCAGACCCAGGACGAAGTGCTCGCCGAGGTGCGTCGCTCACAATTCAGTCGCTATCCGTGGTTCGAGGCCGACGGCGACGGCGTGCGAGGCGTGCTGCACGTCAAGGATCTCCTGCTCGCTGTCGCCGCGCGCGGCGTGGTCGAGGACATCACCGCCCTGCTGCGCCCGGGCATCGTCGTGCCGCTCGACACACCGGTGCTCGATGTGCTCAAGCGCTTCCGCGCCGGCAGTACGCACCTGGCCCTTGTCAACGAGGAGTCGGGGCGCGTGGTCGGCTTCTTCACCCTGCAGGACCTCGTCGAGGTCATCGTCGGCGACATCGCCGACGACCACCGCCGCAAGCGCCCCTCCGCGATCGCGCAACCCGCCGCCGATGGCAGCTTCACGATCCCGGGCAGCCTGCCGATCTACCGCCTCGAACGCCTGCTGGGGCACGAGATCGAGGCGCCCGACGAGGTCAACTCGGTCGGCGGCCTCATCATCCACCGCCTCGAACGCCTGCCGACCGAAGGCGAGTCGTTCGCCTTCGACGGCTTCACCCTGACCGTGCGTGCGATGAAGGGCGCCAAGGCGCAGGCAATCACGGTCAAGCCCGATCCTTCCACCCGCGACCACACAACGGCCCTGCCATGA
- a CDS encoding ABC transporter ATP-binding protein translates to MSAVVQARGLGKRYGTKVALDQVDFTIESGRIVGFIGPNGAGKTTALKAILGLSEFDGELRVLGLDPRTQRAQLMEQVCFIADVAVLPRWLRVGEAVDFVAGVHPRFSREKCERFLASTRIGKSMRVRELSKGMIVQLHLALVMAIDARLLVLDEPTLGLDILYRKTFYESLLSDYFDEEKTIIVTTHQVEEIEHILTDLIFIRDGRIVLDASMEAIADRYTEVMVNPDKADAARALAPLHERSIFGKSIFLFDGAERSHLAELGEVHKPSIADLFVATMKGTYA, encoded by the coding sequence ATGAGCGCCGTCGTCCAGGCTCGCGGCCTCGGCAAGCGTTACGGCACCAAGGTCGCGCTCGATCAGGTCGATTTCACCATAGAGTCCGGCCGCATCGTCGGCTTCATCGGCCCGAACGGCGCCGGCAAGACGACCGCGCTCAAGGCCATCCTCGGCCTCAGCGAGTTCGACGGCGAGTTGCGCGTGCTCGGTCTCGATCCACGCACGCAGCGAGCGCAACTGATGGAACAGGTCTGCTTCATCGCCGACGTCGCCGTGCTGCCGCGCTGGCTGCGTGTCGGCGAAGCCGTCGATTTCGTCGCCGGCGTGCATCCGCGCTTCTCGCGCGAGAAATGCGAGCGCTTCCTTGCCAGCACCAGGATCGGCAAGTCGATGCGCGTGCGCGAACTTTCGAAAGGCATGATCGTGCAGCTGCATCTCGCCCTGGTGATGGCGATCGACGCACGTCTGCTAGTGCTCGACGAACCGACCTTGGGCCTCGATATCCTCTACCGCAAGACCTTTTACGAAAGCCTGCTGTCGGACTACTTCGACGAGGAAAAGACGATCATCGTCACCACCCACCAGGTCGAGGAGATCGAACACATCCTCACCGACCTCATCTTCATCCGCGACGGCCGCATCGTGCTCGATGCCTCGATGGAGGCGATCGCCGACCGCTACACCGAAGTCATGGTCAATCCGGACAAGGCAGACGCCGCGCGCGCGCTTGCGCCGCTGCACGAGCGCTCGATCTTCGGCAAGTCGATCTTCCTGTTCGACGGCGCCGAACGCAGCCACCTCGCCGAGCTCGGCGAGGTGCACAAGCCGAGCATCGCCGACCTGTTCGTCGCCACCATGAAGGGGACCTACGCATGA
- a CDS encoding GNAT family N-acetyltransferase yields MITSGFSVEPATWEVDLDELRALRTAVFVVEQGVPEDEEWDEHDARSHHVIARDSSGRAIGTGRLTPQRMIGRMAVLPEWRGRGVGAALLRALLERARELRLPEVELHAQVHAIPFYERAGFTAFGDEYDECGIPHRSMRMHLDTPAGREPTPADDAGGTGETWLTATREEARAAILAVIGSARRELAVMSRDLDAELFEHADVLEALRQLAVGTPNVRIRFLVLDPARASGSAHRLIALGQRLSSMFAFRTPVEQIDHQYPGAFVANDRGGWYERALASRYDGEGASHARARTAQLLARFDEVWERSEPAAEMRRLEI; encoded by the coding sequence ATGATCACCAGCGGATTCAGCGTCGAACCAGCGACCTGGGAGGTCGATCTGGATGAGCTGCGCGCCTTGCGCACTGCCGTGTTCGTAGTCGAGCAAGGCGTGCCCGAGGACGAGGAATGGGACGAACACGACGCGCGTTCGCACCACGTCATCGCACGCGATTCCAGCGGCCGGGCGATCGGCACCGGCCGACTGACCCCGCAACGGATGATCGGACGCATGGCCGTGCTGCCTGAATGGCGTGGCCGTGGCGTCGGTGCGGCGCTGCTGCGCGCCCTGCTCGAACGTGCCCGCGAACTGCGCCTGCCCGAGGTCGAACTGCATGCGCAGGTGCATGCGATCCCGTTCTACGAGCGCGCCGGCTTCACCGCCTTTGGCGACGAATACGACGAATGCGGCATCCCCCACCGCAGCATGCGCATGCACCTCGACACGCCGGCCGGCCGTGAACCGACACCGGCCGACGACGCCGGCGGCACGGGCGAGACCTGGCTGACGGCCACGCGCGAGGAGGCGCGCGCGGCGATCCTCGCGGTGATCGGCAGCGCTCGCCGCGAGCTCGCCGTCATGAGTCGCGACCTCGATGCCGAACTGTTCGAGCATGCCGACGTGCTCGAGGCACTCCGCCAACTCGCGGTCGGCACGCCGAACGTGCGCATCCGCTTCCTCGTGCTCGATCCGGCACGTGCCAGCGGCAGCGCGCACCGTCTGATCGCGCTTGGCCAACGCCTGTCGAGCATGTTCGCGTTCCGCACACCGGTCGAGCAGATCGACCACCAGTACCCGGGCGCCTTCGTCGCCAACGACCGCGGCGGCTGGTACGAACGCGCCCTCGCCAGCCGCTACGACGGCGAGGGGGCAAGTCACGCCCGTGCACGTACCGCCCAGCTTCTCGCGCGCTTCGACGAGGTGTGGGAACGCAGCGAACCGGCGGCCGAGATGCGACGACTGGAGATCTGA
- a CDS encoding cupin domain-containing protein, with translation MTTADMPPAIEVHARPGQPLGMPPSRFLRDYWQRHALLVRGAFAGMEPPLAPEDLAGLACEEAALSRIVVHDPHRDTWLLRSGPFDETDFATLPKTHWTLLVQDVDKWDADVAALLGHFEFIPSWRIDDIMVSYAVDGGSVGAHVDQYDVFLIQGMGRRRWQISTDAQAPGAFRDDVELKLLREFHATHDWLLEAGDLLYLPPGVPHHGIAEGACLTFSVGMRAPAIGELVADFAAGVAEALPETRRYGDAGMPPAKRAGEITSDVLEKLRMELSAALATDSSYLRRWFGSFITRYRVANEAVPRTPPLTASAFARRLAAGDGLVRNPWSRMAWSALPRGAELHVGGESHRCERVLAERLCRPQALDAADILALDDAARDLLLTLLNDGHLAVVRARRKR, from the coding sequence ATGACGACCGCCGATATGCCACCTGCCATCGAAGTCCACGCCCGACCCGGCCAGCCGCTCGGCATGCCGCCGTCGCGCTTCCTGCGCGACTACTGGCAGCGGCATGCGCTGCTCGTGCGTGGCGCGTTCGCGGGAATGGAACCGCCGCTGGCACCGGAGGACCTGGCCGGCCTCGCCTGCGAGGAAGCCGCGTTGTCGCGCATCGTCGTGCACGACCCGCACCGCGACACCTGGCTGCTGCGCAGCGGCCCGTTCGACGAAACCGATTTCGCAACGCTGCCGAAGACGCACTGGACCCTGCTCGTGCAGGATGTCGACAAGTGGGATGCCGACGTGGCCGCCCTGCTCGGCCATTTCGAGTTCATCCCAAGCTGGCGTATCGACGACATCATGGTCAGCTACGCGGTCGATGGCGGCTCGGTCGGTGCGCACGTCGACCAATACGACGTGTTTCTCATCCAGGGCATGGGCCGAAGGCGCTGGCAGATCAGCACCGACGCGCAAGCACCGGGCGCGTTCCGCGATGATGTCGAGCTCAAGCTTCTGCGCGAGTTCCATGCCACCCACGACTGGCTGCTCGAAGCAGGCGACCTGCTCTACCTGCCGCCCGGCGTGCCGCACCACGGCATCGCCGAGGGCGCCTGCCTGACCTTCTCGGTGGGCATGCGCGCGCCGGCGATCGGCGAACTGGTCGCCGATTTCGCTGCGGGCGTAGCCGAGGCGCTGCCCGAGACGCGGCGGTATGGAGACGCGGGGATGCCGCCGGCGAAGCGGGCGGGTGAGATCACATCGGACGTCCTTGAAAAGCTGCGCATGGAACTTTCGGCTGCGTTGGCGACTGATTCGTCATACCTCCGGCGGTGGTTCGGTTCGTTCATCACGCGCTACCGCGTGGCGAACGAGGCGGTGCCGCGCACGCCGCCACTGACTGCCTCCGCATTCGCACGCCGGCTGGCTGCCGGTGACGGCCTCGTGCGCAACCCATGGTCGCGCATGGCCTGGAGCGCCTTGCCACGCGGCGCCGAACTGCATGTCGGCGGAGAATCGCATCGCTGCGAGCGCGTGCTGGCCGAGCGATTGTGCCGTCCGCAAGCGCTCGACGCAGCCGATATCCTTGCGCTCGACGACGCGGCACGGGACCTGCTGCTCACGCTGCTCAATGACGGTCACCTTGCTGTCGTGCGCGCCCGGAGGAAACGATGA
- a CDS encoding 2-oxoglutarate dehydrogenase E1 component: MTNLLELFKSTSALSGGNAAFIEDLYEQWLRDPQAVGDGWRSYFEGIKGKAANDVGHSDAIARIEAAQRAGLRTTAATGGDNAVSQKQAGVQRLITAYRSRGHLAARLDPLDLAETLSTAELETLGLLPRPGAPDLEIEFHGLSAADLDTEFNTRSLGGPERAKLRDIVAMMKSTYANTLGIEFMHISDAEQRQWMHEQLERTGGRYALSKDEKKRLLEKLTQADGLERYLHTKYVGQKRFSLEGGDSLIPLLDEILRRGGSTGVKDVVIGMAHRGRLNVLVNTLGKPPSKLFDEFEGRFDHPDDPAHSGDVKYHMGFSANVRTPGRTVHVALAFNPSHLEIVDPVVAGSVRARQTTRQNATCEHVVPVLIHGDAAFAGQGVVMELFQMSQAKGFRVGGTVHIVINNQVGFTTSNPQDARSTLYCTDVAKVVNAPVFHVNGDDPEAVLFAARMAFDYRQKFKRDVVIDLVCYRRHGHNEADEPAATQPLMYQVIRKRPTLRELYGRKLVAEGTLTEADAQAMADDYRKLLEAGKPIAGVDTDYHDPHAVDWSRHLGGNLAEDVATGVVSKQLAVIGKGLLKLPEGMALHPRVAKIYEDRAKMEAGELPLDWGYAENLAYGTLVADGRDLRIVGQDAGRGTFFHRHAVLHDQKSAARHMPLRTVRAGASVEIIDSLLSEEAVMAFEYGYATARPNTLVIWEAQFGDFANGAQVVIDQFISSGEAKWGRLCGIVLLLPHGYEGQGPEHSSARLERYLQLCALDNMQVCVPTTPAQMFHLLRRQMLRACRKPLVVMTPKSLLRHKLAVSTLADLTEGSFQLVIPDGTAKNAKKVKRVVFCSGKVYYDLVEEAQRRGIADIAILRVEQLYPFPRVEAAAELAKYPAAKEVVWCQEEPMNQGAWYQIKHHLQAIVSPKHVVAYAGRPRSPAPACGHLSTHVAEQAALVELALVAPMGTDPTSE; this comes from the coding sequence GTGACCAACCTACTCGAGCTGTTCAAGTCCACGTCCGCCCTGTCCGGCGGCAATGCGGCCTTCATCGAAGATCTCTACGAACAGTGGCTGCGCGATCCGCAAGCGGTCGGCGACGGGTGGCGCAGCTATTTCGAAGGCATCAAGGGCAAGGCCGCCAACGACGTCGGTCATTCCGACGCGATCGCCCGCATCGAGGCAGCGCAACGCGCCGGCCTGCGCACTACGGCGGCGACGGGTGGCGACAATGCCGTGTCACAGAAGCAGGCCGGCGTGCAGCGGCTCATCACCGCCTATCGCTCGCGCGGGCACCTCGCCGCGCGGCTCGATCCGCTGGATCTCGCCGAGACCCTGAGCACGGCGGAACTGGAAACGCTCGGCCTGCTGCCGCGCCCCGGTGCACCCGACCTGGAAATCGAGTTCCACGGCCTGTCGGCAGCCGACCTCGACACCGAGTTCAACACACGTTCGCTCGGTGGTCCGGAACGCGCAAAACTGCGCGACATCGTCGCCATGATGAAGTCGACGTACGCGAATACGCTCGGCATCGAGTTCATGCACATCTCCGACGCCGAACAGCGCCAGTGGATGCACGAGCAACTCGAACGTACCGGCGGACGCTACGCCTTGTCGAAGGACGAGAAGAAGCGCCTGCTGGAAAAACTCACCCAGGCCGACGGTCTGGAGCGCTATCTGCACACGAAGTATGTCGGCCAGAAGCGATTCTCGCTCGAGGGCGGTGACAGCCTGATCCCGCTGCTCGACGAGATCCTGCGCCGTGGCGGCAGCACCGGCGTCAAGGATGTGGTCATCGGCATGGCCCATCGCGGCCGTCTCAATGTTCTCGTCAACACGCTGGGCAAGCCACCATCGAAGCTGTTCGACGAGTTCGAGGGTCGCTTCGACCACCCGGACGACCCGGCCCATTCCGGCGACGTGAAGTACCACATGGGGTTCAGCGCAAACGTGCGCACGCCGGGGCGTACCGTGCACGTCGCACTGGCCTTCAACCCATCGCACCTGGAGATCGTGGATCCGGTCGTCGCCGGCTCGGTGCGTGCGCGCCAGACCACCCGCCAGAATGCAACCTGTGAGCACGTCGTTCCGGTACTGATCCACGGCGACGCCGCCTTCGCCGGCCAGGGCGTGGTCATGGAACTGTTCCAGATGTCGCAGGCCAAGGGCTTCCGCGTCGGCGGCACCGTGCACATCGTCATCAACAACCAGGTCGGCTTCACCACCTCCAACCCGCAGGACGCGCGTTCGACGCTGTACTGCACCGACGTCGCCAAGGTGGTCAACGCTCCGGTCTTCCACGTGAACGGCGACGACCCGGAAGCCGTGCTGTTTGCCGCACGCATGGCCTTCGACTACCGCCAGAAGTTCAAGCGTGACGTCGTCATCGATCTCGTCTGCTACCGCCGTCACGGCCACAACGAGGCCGACGAGCCGGCGGCGACGCAACCGCTGATGTACCAAGTGATCCGCAAGCGCCCGACCCTGCGCGAGCTGTACGGCCGCAAGCTGGTCGCCGAAGGCACACTCACCGAAGCCGACGCGCAGGCGATGGCCGACGACTACCGCAAGCTGCTCGAGGCCGGCAAGCCGATCGCGGGCGTCGACACCGACTACCACGATCCGCATGCGGTCGACTGGTCGCGTCATCTCGGCGGCAACCTTGCCGAGGACGTCGCCACCGGCGTCGTCTCGAAGCAACTCGCCGTGATCGGCAAGGGGCTGCTCAAGCTGCCCGAGGGCATGGCCCTGCATCCACGCGTCGCCAAGATCTACGAAGACCGCGCGAAGATGGAAGCCGGCGAACTGCCGCTCGACTGGGGCTATGCCGAGAACCTCGCCTACGGCACCCTCGTCGCCGACGGCCGCGACCTGCGCATCGTCGGCCAGGATGCCGGTCGCGGCACGTTCTTCCACCGCCATGCCGTGCTGCACGACCAGAAGAGCGCCGCGCGCCACATGCCGCTGCGCACGGTCCGTGCCGGTGCCTCGGTCGAGATCATCGACTCGCTGCTCAGCGAAGAGGCGGTCATGGCCTTCGAGTACGGCTATGCCACCGCGCGTCCGAACACGCTGGTGATCTGGGAAGCGCAGTTCGGCGACTTCGCCAACGGCGCCCAGGTCGTCATCGACCAGTTCATCTCTTCCGGCGAGGCGAAATGGGGCCGCCTGTGCGGCATCGTGCTGCTGCTGCCACACGGCTACGAGGGCCAGGGTCCCGAGCACTCCTCGGCACGCCTGGAGCGCTACCTGCAACTGTGTGCGCTCGACAACATGCAGGTTTGCGTGCCGACCACGCCGGCGCAGATGTTCCACTTGCTGCGCCGGCAGATGCTGCGCGCCTGCCGCAAGCCGCTGGTGGTGATGACGCCGAAGTCGCTGCTGCGCCACAAGCTTGCGGTGTCGACCCTGGCCGATCTGACCGAAGGCAGCTTCCAGCTCGTCATCCCCGACGGCACGGCGAAGAACGCGAAGAAGGTCAAGCGCGTCGTGTTCTGCTCGGGCAAGGTCTACTATGACCTCGTCGAGGAAGCGCAGCGCCGCGGCATCGCCGATATCGCCATCCTGCGTGTCGAGCAGCTCTATCCGTTCCCGCGCGTCGAGGCCGCCGCCGAGCTGGCGAAGTACCCGGCGGCGAAGGAAGTGGTGTGGTGCCAGGAGGAACCGATGAACCAGGGTGCGTGGTACCAGATCAAGCACCATCTCCAGGCCATCGTGTCGCCGAAGCATGTCGTCGCCTACGCCGGCAGGCCGCGCTCGCCGGCGCCGGCCTGCGGCCATCTGAGCACGCACGTGGCCGAGCAGGCCGCCCTCGTCGAACTCGCCCTCGTCGCGCCGATGGGCACCGATCCGACCTCCGAGTGA